The DNA window CATCGCCTGTTCGATGGCCACCATGTTGCGCTCGCTCGCCGGCGTGCGGATGAGGCCGAGGAACAGCGAGACGATGATGTCGCGGTATATGGTGGTGATGGACCAATCCATCCACTGGTCGGCGGCCGCGAAGGCACCGGGCGCGATCGGCGCCAGGCTGCCGGACCCGTAAGCACGCGCGAAATGGCGCACGATGGCATTCGATTCCCAGACCACGATGCCGTTGTCGTCGATGACCGGGATCAGGCGATTGGGGTTGAGGCGGCCCATTTCCTCGGTGTCGAGGCCACCGAACGGGCCGCCGACGTCGATGCGCTCGTAGGCAAGCTCGAGTTCGCCGAGCGCCCACATGACCTTCTGCACGTTGATGGACGTCGCGCGTCCCCACACCTTGATCATTCCGCGACACTCCCCGAGCACCGCGACGCTCGCGCCGCGACGGACAAACACCAACAGCGTCCGTGAGCGATCCTCGCCGACGGACGTTCGTCTCCCGACCTCCCTGGACCCGATGTCCGTTGTGCCGTTCGACGGATTTGCGACCAATGCCATTGATTGCCGGCGCATAAGGGGGCAAATGGTGGCTCGTGTCAACAGGCGCCGCCCCCGGCGGGCGGGTGTGCCGGCGCGGGAATGGAGCGGTGACCATGGGCGGCAATCTGCCGTTCGCCAAGATGAACGGTCTCGGCAACGACTTCGTCGTGTTCGACGCGCGGCGCCGCGCGATCACGATCGACGACGAGGCGGCCGCGCGCATCGCCGACCGCGAGCGTGGCATCGGCTGCGACCAGCTCATCATTCTCGAGCCCTCGCCGATCGCCGACGTCTTCATGAGAATTCGCAACAACGACGGCGGGGAGGTCGACGCCTGCGGCAACGCCTCGCGCTGCATCGCGCTGATGCTGGCCAAGGAGAGCGGGAAGGCGCACGCCACGATCGCAACGAATGCCGGCGTCCTCGGTACGACCGCGAACGCGGATGGCACGGCGACGATCGACATGGGCGTGCCGCGCTTTGCCTGGCAGGACATCCCGCTCTCGGAGCCCTTCGCCGACACCCGTTACATCGAACTCGAGGTCGGGCCGCGCGGCGCGCCGATCATGCATTCCCCGAGCGTCGTCAACGTCGGCAATCCGCACTGCATTTTCTGGGTGGACGACGTCGATGCGATCGAACTCGACCGCATCGGGCCGGTGCTGGAGCATCATCCGCTCTTTCCCGAGCGCGCGAACATCACGGTCGCCGAGCGCACAGGTCCGGACGCACTGCGCATTCGCGTCTGGGAGCGTGGCGCGGGCTTGACGCGCGCCTGCGGCACGGCAGCCTGTGCGACGGCGGTCGCGGCGGCACGCAAACGCCTCACCGGGCGCACGGTGGTTGTCACGTTGCCGGGCGGACCGCTCACCATCGAATGGCGCGAGAGCGACGACCACATGCTGATGACCGGAGCGGCCAGCCTCGATTACGAAGGCTCACTCGATCCGGCCGACTACGGCGTTCGCATCTGATCGCGCCCGGCGGCGAGGGGAGCGGTGGCGGTTCGCCGTGGTCCCGGCGGACCCTCCGCCGTCAGGAGCAACGGATCCTGGCGCAGGTAGAAGACCGGTGTCGGCGTGACATCGGTGATCGCGAAGTCGACGATGAGCACGCCGCCCGGATCGACCGAGCCCTGGCGCAGATGGATGCGGTCGTAGGGCTCGGCCCGCCAGCGAAGCTCGGCGAAACGATCGGCCGCGAGACGCACGTCCTCGAAGCGCGCGAGCTGGTCGAACGACAAGCCGTCGCCGTGCACGCTCGCCTGGCCACGAATTTCCTGGAGTTCGAGGTCGAAGCCTTCCCAGGCGCGGCCGGTGGCGTTTACGATCACCTTGCGCACGCAAATGCGGATCGAGTCACCGACGAAGGCATACCCCGTCGGGGTGCGATGCCGCCTTATGACGATCGTCGCCTCGCCCGGTCCATAGAGGCGCTCGTGAATGACGAACGGATCGTCCGTAGTGCCCGTGCCGGTGACGCCGAGGATCTCGAAGCCGCCCAGTTCGTCGCTGAACGTGAAATCGCCGACCCGGAAGCTGGCGGCCGCGGCTGGCGCGAACCTTTCCACCGCCGCAAGTAGCGCAAAAAGGCCGGCGCAGAGGCTTGCGAGGCGCCGCGCGAGACGTCCCATCGGGGCCCATCGCCAAGCTCGCAGACCGACCGAGTGCATGTTAGAGAGCCCGCATGACTGATCCCACCATCATGACCTTCGGCTGCCGGCTCAATGCCTACGAGTCCGAGGTGATGCGCGCGCACATCACCGGGACCGGGCTCGGCGACACCATCGTCGTCAACACCTGCGCCGTCACGGCCGAAGCCGTACGCCAAGCCCGCCAGGCGATCCGCAAGGCTCGCCGGGAGAACCCGAGCGCACGCATCATCGTGACAGGCTGCGCCGCGCAGATCGACCCCCGGCAGTTCGCCGAAATGGACGAGGTCGATCACGTTGTCGGCAACGCCGAAAAGCTCGAGCGCGCGACCTTCGAGGCACTCGCCGGTGGAACCGCGGCGCAGATCGTCGTCGGTGACATCATGCAGGTCCGCGAGACGGCTGGCCACCTCGTCGACGGTTTCGGAACGCGGGCGCGCGCCTACGTCCAGGTGCAGAACGGCTGCGACCATCGCTGCACGTTCTGCATCATCCCCTTCGGGCGAGGCAACTCGCGGTCGGTGCCGGCAGGCGAGGTGGTGACGCAAATCGGCCGGCTGGTCGAGGCGGGCTACCGCGAGGTCGTGCTGACGGGCGTCGACCTCACCTCCTACGGGGCCGACCTGCCGGGGCGACCATCGCTCGGAAATCTCACCCGTCGCATCCTGAAGCTCGTGCCGGGGCTCGCACGGCTGCGGCTTTCCTCGATCGATTCGATCGAGGCGGACGCGCACCTGATGCGGGCGATCGCGGAGGAGGAGCGGTTGATGCCGCACCTCCACCTTTCGCTGCAGGCCGGCCACGACATTATCCTCAAGCGCATGAAGCGCCGGCATCTGCGGGCGGATGCGATCGCCTTCTGCCAGGAGGCGCGCAGGCTGCGGCCCGACATCGTCTTCGGCGCCGATCTCATCGCCGGATTTCCGACCGAGAGCGACGAGATGTTCGATGCCACGCTCGCCCTCATCGAGGAATGCGGGCTGACGCATTTGCACGTCTTCCCATTCTCGCCGCGCCCGGAGACGCCGGCGGCGCGCATGCCGCAACTGCCAAAGGCGGTGGTCCGCGAGCGTGCCGATCGGCTGCGGCGCCGCGGTCATGCCGCCCTCGCCGCGCATCTCGATGCGCAGGCCGGACGCACGCTCGACGTGCTCATGGAAACCGCCTCGCGCGGCCGAGCCCGTGATTTCACCGAGGTCGAACTCGGTGCCGATGTTGCGGCCGGCATCGATGCCGGCTCCATCCTGATGGCCGAGGTCACCGGGCACGACGGGGCGCGGCTCAGGGCGATCCGGCGCGATGCGGCTGGCCCGATGGTGAAGCGGGAGGCCGCCGAATGAACGAGAAGCCACAGAAGAAAGCGGGGCTCTTTTCGCGGTTGTTCGGTGAAAGCCAGCCGCGAGACGGCGCCCGCGCCAGTGAAGAAGCGCGACAGCGGCCCGCCGAGGAGGCGCCAGCGGCAGCGAGCGTGATTTCGGACGAAGGCGTTCCGGCAAGCTCCGATGAGAGCGGCGAGATCGTGGGGCGCAACGCCGATGCCGTGGCCGAGCTGGCGCCCGCCCCCGAGCAGACCGCGCCACAGCGCAAGAGCTGGTTCCAGCGCCTCACCGACGGCCTTGCCCGCACCTCGAGCCAGCTCGCCTCCGGCATCACCGGCCTCTTTACGAAACGCAAGCTCGACGCCGCGACACTCGAGGAACTGGAGGACCTCCTGATCCAAGCGGACCTCGGGGTGGAAACGGCCTCGGCGATCACGGAGGCGCTGGCCAAGGATCGCTTCGACAAGGAGATTTCACCAGAGGAGGTCAAGCGCGTCCTCGCCGAGGAGGTGCGACGGGTGCTCGAGCCGGTGGCCCGACCGCTCGTCGTCGAGGCGAGCCGCAAACCGCACGTCATCCTCGTGGTCGGGGTCAACGGCAGCGGCAAGACCACGACGATCGGCAAGCTCGCCAAGAAGTTCACCGAGGACGGCCGCAAGGTGATGCTGGCGGCTGGTGACACCTTCAGGGCGGCGGCGATCGAGCAACTCGAGGTCTGGGGCAAGCGCAGCGGTGTGCCGGTCGTCGCGCGTGCGGCGGGCTCGGATGCCTCCGGACTCGCCTACGAGGCGCTGGAAAGTGCCCAGGCGGCGGCGGCCGACGTGCTGCTGATCGACACGGCGGGCCGGCTCCAGAACAAGACCGACCTCATGGCGGAACTGCAGAAGATCGTGCGCGTGCTGCGCAAGCTCGATCCGACCGGGCCGCACGACGTGCTTCTGGTGCTCGATGCGACCACCGGGCAGAACGCCATGCGCCAGGCGGAAGTGTTCCGGGAAATCGCCGGCGTCACGGGTCTCGTCATGACCAAGCTCGACGGCACGGCACGCGGCGGCATTCTCGTGGCGATCGCGGCGCGGCATGCGATCGCGGTGCATGCGATCGGCGTCGGGGAAGGCATCGAGGACCTTCGGGCGTTCGATGCGAACGATTTTGCGCTCGCCATCGCCGGCATGCCCGGCGAAGCAACGCCCGGGGGAAAGAGGACGCAGTGATGACAACCTCAAAGGAGGCCGGTCGCCAGCGCGGCACCGAGACCGCCACGCCGGCCGCGAACGGTCTTGGCGATGGCCAACCGCACGAAGACGTCGCAAAGCAACTCGGCAAGCTGGCGCTGGAACTCGGGCCGCTCGTGATCTTCTTCGTGGCGAACTCCTACAAGGGCATCTTCTGGGCGACCGGCGCCTTCATGATCGCCACCGCCGTGTCGCTGACCACGAGCCGGCTCTGGCTCGGGCGAATCGCCGTCATGCCGCTCGTGACCGGCGTTTTCGTGATGGTGTTCGGCGGCCTCACGCTGGTGCTCAACGACGCGCTCTTCATCAAGCTGAAGCCGACCATCGTGAACCTGCTCTTTGCGAGCATCCTGCTCGGCTGCCTGCTGATCGACAAGCTGATCTGGAAGCTGCTGTTCGGCGACGTTTTCCGCCTGACGGATACCGGCTGGCGCAAGCTGCAATTCCGCTGGGGCATCTTCTTCCTCGTCCTGGCCGGATTGAACGAGATCGTCTGGCGCGGCCTCTATGGGGAGCCCTTTTCGCACTTGCCGCTGGTCGGGCACCGCTTCGTGGGCCTCACCGAAGCGGAACTCACCGACATCTGGGTCAAGTTCAAGGTGTTCGGCATCATGCCGCTCACTCTCATCTTCGCGATGACCACGCTGCCGGTGCTGCAGGCGCACGAACTGAAGGGCGAAAGCACGGCTGGCAAGGGCGAGAGCGCCTAGAGCCGGCTTCCTGCCAGGAGTTCCGGACCCGATCGTACAACGTTCGATCAATTCGACGTGTCACGAGTTGCCATCCACTGATCCGAACACCATGTTGTCCCCTATCTCTGCAAACGATCACGGACGCTGGTCCCGAATGGCCCAGCAAACAGGATTTGGGGATGAAAAAGGACCTGCCGGGCAGTTCACTTTCACGGTCGCCGGTGCATCTTCTCCACCGAGCCAGCCAACGGGCGGCCGACCACTTCACCGGAATCATGGGTCAGACGGAGCTGACGCCACGGCAATATGCCGTGCTGCTCACGGTGGCCGAGCACGAGGGCCTCAGCCAGACGGCGTTGGTCAGCATTACGGGGATCGATCGCTCGACCCTGGCCGACATCGTCCGGCGCATGCTGCGCAAGGGCATCCTGCAGCGCCAGCGGACACGGCACGACGCGCGGACCTACGAAATCCGCCTGACGGACCGGGGCGCTGAACTGCTGGCCGCCGCTCAGCCCGTCGCGCGCGAGGTCGACCGACAGCTGTTGTCCGAACTCTCCGTGAGCGAGCGCGAAACGCTGATCGAAATCCTCACACGGATCGTCGTTTCGCAGGATTCCGACAGCGGCCCGGCGGACCAGAAGCGGGGACGCGACGCGAACCGGGCGGCGGCGGCCTGACAGGCGCTGAATCGGCGACCGGCACCGCCCGAACGGATCGTTGCGGCAGGCTGGGCTTCAGGGTTCAGCGGGTCGCGGCGCCATTGGCCGTCGACGGGTCGGCAATCTCCCCCGCCTTCAAGCGATCGAGCAATGGCAAGAGCGTGCGGTCCAGATCCTGTGGTGTGATCGGCCCCACGTGGCGGTAGGCAATGTTGCCGCGCGCATCGACGAGGAAGGTCTCGGGCACGCCGTAGACGCCGAGGTCGATGGCCGTGCGGCCGCTGGCATCGACGCCGACACGTTCGAACGGGTTGCCGAGGCCATCGAGGAAGCGGCGTGCGTCCGCTGCCCGATCCTTGTAGTTGATGCCGTGCAATGGCACGCGCGAGCGCTGAGCCAAAGTCTCGAGCTGTGGGTGCTCGATGCGGCACGGGCCACACCATGACGCCCAGACATTGACAACGTGCGGGCCCGTCCCGGCGAGTTCGGCGCTGGCGAGGCCGGGCACGGGGGTGCCGGCGCGGTCCAATCCCTCGATCGCTGGAAGAACGAACTCCGGCAACGGCTTGCCGATGAGGACCGAGGGCAGCCGGCTCGGATCGCCGTAGCGCAGGGCGAATATGAAGACCCCGACCAGAGCCAGGAACGCGAGCAGTGGCAGGCGCGCGAGCCAGCGCCGCGCCGGCGTGGCGACCGGTTCACTCTCTTGCACACTGGCCCGGCGGGTCGTTTGTCCGGTCTCGATCCGAGGTGTCATGTGTGATCCTCGCGCTGGCCGTCATCGGGGCGGCGGCGCTCGAGCCGGTCGAGCTGACGCCGCAGGTGCGCGCGTTCCACCAGGAGCCAGACGAGGAGGCCACCAACGACGAGCGCCGTGGCCAAATAGGCGGCGATGATGAAAGCGGCGTGGGGTCCGAGATCCATGGCGGCTCGCCTCACCTCACGCGGTTCGGGCGCGGCTGGCGGCGCCCACCGAGGCCTCGGCCGCCCGCTCGACCTCGCCGAGCTGGAGCTTGCGGACGCGCCGGCGCATGACCTCGTTGCGCATGGCAATCAGGTGCATGGCGAAAAAGAGCAGCGTGAAGCCCGCAGCCATGACGAGCAGCGGCCAGAGGATACTCGGGTGGATGGTCGGCCCGTCGAGGCGCAGGACGCTCGAGGGCTGATGCAGCGTGTTCCACCAGTCGACGGAGAACTTGATCACCGGCAGGATGACAATGCCGACGAGCGCGAGCACCGCCGTCAGGCGCGATGCGATGATCTCGTCGTCGAGGGCCCGGCGCAGTGCAATGAGGCCGAGGTAGAGGAAAAACAGGATGAGCACCGACGTCAGACGGGCATCCCAAACCCAATAGGCGCCCCACATCGGCCGGCCCCAGAGGGCGCCCGTGACGAGGGCAACGAGCGTGAAACCGGCGCCGAGGGGGGCTGCTACCTTCGCGGCGACGTCGGCGAGCGGATGGCGCCAGACCAGGAACCCGAAACTCGATGCGGCCACCACCATGTAGCCCGCCATGGCCAGCCAGGCGGCGGGAACGTGGATGAACATGATGCGCACCGTCTCGCCCTGTTGGTAGTCGGCCGGCGCAACGAAGAACCCGAGGTAGAGGCCGATCGCGAGCACCAGCGCCGCCAGTCCGGCGAGCCACGGAAGCAGCCGGCCGGATAGGCGCATGAAGACGGTGGGGTTGGCATACCTGTGCATGGCGCTCACTTAGAGCCTTTGGCGGGCGTGCGCAAATCCGACTTGGCGCCGGGCGGTGGGCAGCCGACGGCACGCCACGCGGCCACCGTACCCCGCCGTTGGACATGCCCACGCAGGCATCCGCACTCACCCGAGCTGGAGTTTGAGTGCCGCGGCCGCCGCCAGCGGGCCGAGCACCAGACTGGCCAGCGAGATGGCCGCGAGAATGGCGAACGGCGGCCCGAAGTCGCCCGGTCCGACGAGCACGGCGTCGAGCGCGGAGACACCGAAAACGAGGGTCGGGATGTAGAATGGCAGCACGATCAGCGAGAGGAGCAGCCCGCCACGCGATACCCCGATCGTGAGGGCACCACCGATCGCCCCGATCGAGCTGATCGCGGGAGAGCCGACCAGCATCGTCGCAACCAGAGGTCCATACGCATTCGCCTCGAGGTTCAGCATGAGGCCGAGCAGCGGAATGGCGGCGATGAGCGGTAGCGCCGCGAACGCCCAGTGGGCCAGGATCTTGACCAGGGCAACGAGCGCGAGCGGATAGGGGCCGAGCGTCAGCAATTCCAGCGTGCCGTCGCGGGCATCGTCGTAGAAGAGGCGGTCGGCCGAGAGGAGCGCGGAGAGCAGCAGCCCGATCCAGAGGATGCCAGGGGCGATGCGGCCGAGCAGGTTCATGTCCGGGCCGAGGCCGAGTGGCAGGATCGAGACGACGATCAGCAGAAAACCGAGCGCGGTGCCGAGCCCGGAGCCACTCGCGAAGGCGAGCAGCACCTCGCGCCGAAGCAGTGCCGCCGTCGCCGTCACGATAAGAACTCCACGGGATGATCACCCCGACCGGCGGCCGAGGGCCGCAAAGTCGGACCGGTTCCCGGCCCGAGCCGGAGCGTGCGCGCGAGCCGTGAGCCGAGCGCCACGTGGGTGGCGGCCACGACGATGCCGCCGTCGTCGAGATGGCGGTCGACGTGTGCGGACAACAGACTGCGTCCGGCATCATCGAGCGAAACACTCGGCTCGTCGAGCAGCCAGAGGGGGCGGGGCGCGAGGGCGAGGCGTGTCAGACCGAGGCGCCGCTTCTGACCGGCCGAGAGATAGCCCGCCGGGACATCGGCGAGCGTTGCAAGGCCAAAGGTCTCGAGCGCATCATCGAGGGTGGGCGGCGCCATCGCGTCCACGGGCGCCGATGGCCGGGCAAGGTAGCGCTGCCAGAAGCGCGCATTCTCTCGAACGGAGAGGCCGGCCTTGATCGCGTCGGCGTGGCCGACGTAGTGCACCAGTTCGCCGGGTTCGAGTTCGCCGGCAAGGCCCGGTTCGATGAGTGTGACTTTTCCGGCAGCGGGCGGCAGAAAACCGGCGATGGTACGCAGAAGCGTGGTCTTTCCGGCGCCATTGGGCCCGACGAGCTCGAGACCCTCACCTGGCTCGAGGACGAGCGAGAGGCCGGCGGCCAGCACGCGCGAGGCGCGCGCGATCGCGAGATCGTGCAGTTGCAGCAGCGCCCCGTGACGCGGCCCCGCGCCGACCTTGGCCATTAGACCGAACCTTCTGATTTCAATTCTTTTTCCGCAATTCCTCGGTCCAACCTGGGGCACAATCGACCGGCGGGCATGCGACGAAACGCGAAGCGCCGAGCCTCTTGGTCAGCGGCCAACTCCGCTATATAACTTGTGCATTGCAACCAACGCCAGCGCGAAACGATCGCGCGACGGCGGGGCCGCGCGGCGTCCGCACGAAGGAAGCGAACGCGTGGCCGTCCGGCACTCCGGCGGCGCGGTCGACAACCGAGCGAAGGAGAGCCGACCTTGAGCCTTGCAACCGCAGAGTCGATCGACAGCTTCAAGTGCCGCACGACGCTGAGTGTCGCGGGACGCAGCTACGAATACTTCAGCCTGGCCGAGGCCGAGCGCAACGGGCTCGCCGGGATCTCCCGACTGCCGGTCTCGCTGAAGGTGCTGCTGGAGAACCTGCTGCGCCACGAGGACGGCACCACGGTCACGCGGGCCGACATCGAGGCTTTCGCCGAGTGGCTCGCGACGCGCACCTCGGTGCGCGAGATCGCCTATCGCCCGGCGCGCGTGCTGATGCAGGATTTCACCGGCGTGCCTGCGGTGGTCGACTTGGCCGCAATGCGGGACGCGATGCGCGCGATGGGTGGGGATCCGACCAAGATCAATCCCCTCGTTCCCGTCGACCTCGTGATCGACCATTCCGTCATGGTCGACTATTTCGGCACCGGGGACGCCTTCGAACTCAATGTCGAGCGCGAGTACGAGCGCAATCGCGAGCGCTACGAGTTCCTCAAATGGGGCTCGGAGGCGTTCTCCAACTTCCGCGTGGTGCCACCCGGAACCGGCATCTGCCACCAGGTGAACCTCGAATATCTCGCCCAGACCGTCTGGACGAAGACCATCGTGCGCGATGGCCGCGAGGTCGTGCAGGCGTTCCCGGACACCTGCGTCGGCACCGACAGCCACACCACCATGGTCAACGGTCTCGCCGTGCTCGGCTGGGGCGTCGGCGGCATCGAGGCCGAGGCGGCAATGCTCGGACAGCCCGTCTCGATGGTGATCCCCGAAGTGGTCGGCATGCGCATGACGGGCCGACTCGCCGAGGGGGTGACGGCGACCGACCTCGTGCTGACCGCGACACAAATGCTCCGCAAGCTCGGCGTGGTCGGCAAGTTCGTCGAATTCTTCGGGCCCGGTCTCGACAATCTCTCGCTCGAGGACGAGGCGACGATCGCCAACATGGCGCCCGAGTATGGGGCGACATGCGGGTTCTTCCCCGTCGACCGCGACACCATCGCCTACCTGAAGGCGACGGGCCGGCCAGCCGATCGGGTGGCCCTCGTTGAAGCCTACGCACGCGCCCAGGGGATGTACCGGGAGGCATCGAGCGC is part of the Hyphomicrobiales bacterium genome and encodes:
- a CDS encoding glutathione S-transferase, with translation MIKVWGRATSINVQKVMWALGELELAYERIDVGGPFGGLDTEEMGRLNPNRLIPVIDDNGIVVWESNAIVRHFARAYGSGSLAPIAPGAFAAADQWMDWSITTIYRDIIVSLFLGLIRTPASERNMVAIEQAMQSAASRLAVLDGVLADRAFIAGDQLTVADIATGALMYRYYNLEIARPALPNVERWYGALAERPAYQQHVMIPFDSMKVPGA
- a CDS encoding diaminopimelate epimerase — encoded protein: MTMGGNLPFAKMNGLGNDFVVFDARRRAITIDDEAAARIADRERGIGCDQLIILEPSPIADVFMRIRNNDGGEVDACGNASRCIALMLAKESGKAHATIATNAGVLGTTANADGTATIDMGVPRFAWQDIPLSEPFADTRYIELEVGPRGAPIMHSPSVVNVGNPHCIFWVDDVDAIELDRIGPVLEHHPLFPERANITVAERTGPDALRIRVWERGAGLTRACGTAACATAVAAARKRLTGRTVVVTLPGGPLTIEWRESDDHMLMTGAASLDYEGSLDPADYGVRI
- the mtaB gene encoding tRNA (N(6)-L-threonylcarbamoyladenosine(37)-C(2))-methylthiotransferase MtaB, with product MTDPTIMTFGCRLNAYESEVMRAHITGTGLGDTIVVNTCAVTAEAVRQARQAIRKARRENPSARIIVTGCAAQIDPRQFAEMDEVDHVVGNAEKLERATFEALAGGTAAQIVVGDIMQVRETAGHLVDGFGTRARAYVQVQNGCDHRCTFCIIPFGRGNSRSVPAGEVVTQIGRLVEAGYREVVLTGVDLTSYGADLPGRPSLGNLTRRILKLVPGLARLRLSSIDSIEADAHLMRAIAEEERLMPHLHLSLQAGHDIILKRMKRRHLRADAIAFCQEARRLRPDIVFGADLIAGFPTESDEMFDATLALIEECGLTHLHVFPFSPRPETPAARMPQLPKAVVRERADRLRRRGHAALAAHLDAQAGRTLDVLMETASRGRARDFTEVELGADVAAGIDAGSILMAEVTGHDGARLRAIRRDAAGPMVKREAAE
- the ftsY gene encoding signal recognition particle-docking protein FtsY codes for the protein MNEKPQKKAGLFSRLFGESQPRDGARASEEARQRPAEEAPAAASVISDEGVPASSDESGEIVGRNADAVAELAPAPEQTAPQRKSWFQRLTDGLARTSSQLASGITGLFTKRKLDAATLEELEDLLIQADLGVETASAITEALAKDRFDKEISPEEVKRVLAEEVRRVLEPVARPLVVEASRKPHVILVVGVNGSGKTTTIGKLAKKFTEDGRKVMLAAGDTFRAAAIEQLEVWGKRSGVPVVARAAGSDASGLAYEALESAQAAAADVLLIDTAGRLQNKTDLMAELQKIVRVLRKLDPTGPHDVLLVLDATTGQNAMRQAEVFREIAGVTGLVMTKLDGTARGGILVAIAARHAIAVHAIGVGEGIEDLRAFDANDFALAIAGMPGEATPGGKRTQ
- a CDS encoding septation protein A, with translation MTTSKEAGRQRGTETATPAANGLGDGQPHEDVAKQLGKLALELGPLVIFFVANSYKGIFWATGAFMIATAVSLTTSRLWLGRIAVMPLVTGVFVMVFGGLTLVLNDALFIKLKPTIVNLLFASILLGCLLIDKLIWKLLFGDVFRLTDTGWRKLQFRWGIFFLVLAGLNEIVWRGLYGEPFSHLPLVGHRFVGLTEAELTDIWVKFKVFGIMPLTLIFAMTTLPVLQAHELKGESTAGKGESA
- a CDS encoding MarR family transcriptional regulator, which gives rise to MKKDLPGSSLSRSPVHLLHRASQRAADHFTGIMGQTELTPRQYAVLLTVAEHEGLSQTALVSITGIDRSTLADIVRRMLRKGILQRQRTRHDARTYEIRLTDRGAELLAAAQPVAREVDRQLLSELSVSERETLIEILTRIVVSQDSDSGPADQKRGRDANRAAAA
- a CDS encoding DsbE family thiol:disulfide interchange protein encodes the protein MTPRIETGQTTRRASVQESEPVATPARRWLARLPLLAFLALVGVFIFALRYGDPSRLPSVLIGKPLPEFVLPAIEGLDRAGTPVPGLASAELAGTGPHVVNVWASWCGPCRIEHPQLETLAQRSRVPLHGINYKDRAADARRFLDGLGNPFERVGVDASGRTAIDLGVYGVPETFLVDARGNIAYRHVGPITPQDLDRTLLPLLDRLKAGEIADPSTANGAATR
- the ccmD gene encoding heme exporter protein CcmD, which gives rise to MDLGPHAAFIIAAYLATALVVGGLLVWLLVERAHLRRQLDRLERRRPDDGQREDHT
- a CDS encoding heme transporter HemC, translated to MHRYANPTVFMRLSGRLLPWLAGLAALVLAIGLYLGFFVAPADYQQGETVRIMFIHVPAAWLAMAGYMVVAASSFGFLVWRHPLADVAAKVAAPLGAGFTLVALVTGALWGRPMWGAYWVWDARLTSVLILFFLYLGLIALRRALDDEIIASRLTAVLALVGIVILPVIKFSVDWWNTLHQPSSVLRLDGPTIHPSILWPLLVMAAGFTLLFFAMHLIAMRNEVMRRRVRKLQLGEVERAAEASVGAASRARTA
- the ccmB gene encoding heme exporter protein CcmB encodes the protein MTATAALLRREVLLAFASGSGLGTALGFLLIVVSILPLGLGPDMNLLGRIAPGILWIGLLLSALLSADRLFYDDARDGTLELLTLGPYPLALVALVKILAHWAFAALPLIAAIPLLGLMLNLEANAYGPLVATMLVGSPAISSIGAIGGALTIGVSRGGLLLSLIVLPFYIPTLVFGVSALDAVLVGPGDFGPPFAILAAISLASLVLGPLAAAAALKLQLG
- the ccmA gene encoding heme ABC exporter ATP-binding protein CcmA; this translates as MQLHDLAIARASRVLAAGLSLVLEPGEGLELVGPNGAGKTTLLRTIAGFLPPAAGKVTLIEPGLAGELEPGELVHYVGHADAIKAGLSVRENARFWQRYLARPSAPVDAMAPPTLDDALETFGLATLADVPAGYLSAGQKRRLGLTRLALAPRPLWLLDEPSVSLDDAGRSLLSAHVDRHLDDGGIVVAATHVALGSRLARTLRLGPGTGPTLRPSAAGRGDHPVEFLS